In Tursiops truncatus isolate mTurTru1 chromosome 19, mTurTru1.mat.Y, whole genome shotgun sequence, a genomic segment contains:
- the ARHGEF1 gene encoding rho guanine nucleotide exchange factor 1 isoform X1, with product MEAEDVARGAAPGPPRPGLVPISIIGAEDEDFENELKTNPEEQNNQYQSLDQVKRRPAHLMALLQHVAMQFEPGPLLCCLHADMLGSLGPKEAKKAFGDFCHSFLDKCAILRVTVPPTVAFELDRTRPDLLSEDVQRHFVQEVVQTQQAAVSRQLEDFRSKKLMGMTPWEQELIQLGAWVGRDRATYEARERHLAERQLAHLEDMQHTISNDEEKSAAVVSAITLYMRHLGVRTKSGDKKSGRNFFRKKVMGNRRSEEPTKTKKGLSSFLDAARWNRGEPQAPDFRHLKVEADGEKPGLTERKGGLGVPSRDRNVGAPGQDTPGVSLHPLSGDSPDREPGVDALPELGDPPPQGPASLEPAAPLESAEEGADTERLSGRLGRSESLRVSDRRRPSRGSLGAKGRGGGRSRSDVDMDPSSATAVLGPARRATPEPGDEGEPGRLGLELEPEEPPGWRELVPPGTLHSLPKSQVKRQEVISELLVTEAAHVRMLRVLYDLFYQPMADGGFFSLEELQNIFPSLDELIEVHSLFLDRLMKRRQDSGYLIEEIGDVLLAQFDGTEGSWFQKISSRFCSRQSFALEQLKAKQRKEPRFCAFVQEAESRPRCRRLQLKDMIPTEMQRLTKYPLLLQSIGQNTEEPAEREKVELAAECCREILHHVNQAVRDMEDLLRLKDYQRRLDLSHLRQSSDPMLSEFKNLDITKKKLVHEGPLTWRVTKDKAVEVHVLLLDDLLLLLQRQDERLLLKSHSRTLTPTPDGKTMLRPVLRLTSAMTREVATDHKAFYVIFTWDQEAQIYELVAQTVSERKNWCALITETAGSLKVPARTSRPKHRPSPSSTREPLLSSSENGNGGREMPPADGRMERIFSALLPFCRPGPEGQLAAKALQKVLSLKQLLLPSEEDSGVGPPLEGDGVPGGGPPSPAQPQEIREELLSLEETIKQLEEVEEEFCRLRLLLSPLGENTVPQSGCT from the exons ATGGAGGCCGAAGACGTCGCCCGAGGGGCG GCCCCAGGGCCCCCCCGGCCTGGCCTGGTGCCCATCAGCATCATCGGGGCTGAGGACGAGGATTTTGAGAATGAGCTGAAGACG aacCCCGAGGAGCAAAACAACCAGTACCAGAGCCTGGATCAGGTGAAGCGGCGCCCGGCCCACCTCATGGCCCTCCTGCAGCACGTGGCCATGCAGTTCGAGCCAGGACCCCTG ctctgctgcctgcACGCGGACATGCTGGGCTCACTGGGCCCCAAGGAGGCCAAGAAGGCCTTCGGCGACTTCTGCCACAGCTTCCTGGATAAGTGTGCG ATTCTGCGGGTGACGGTCCCTCCCACCGTGGCCTTTGAACTTG ACCGCACGCGGCCCGATCTCCTCTCCGAGGATGTCCAGCGGCATTTCGTGCAGGAGGTGGTGCAGACCCAGCAGGCAGCTGTCAGCCGGCAGCTGGAGGACTTCCGCTCCAAGAAGCTCATGGGCATGACACCCTGGGAGCAGGAGCTGATccagctgggggcctgggttgggCGGGACCGCGCCACCTATGAGGCCCGGGAGCGGCACCTGGCTGAGCGGCAGCTGGCCCACCTGGAGGACATGCA acACACCATCTCTAACGATGAGGAAAAGAG TGCTGCTGTGGTCAGTGCCATCACCCTGTACATGCGCCACCTCGGGGTGCGGACCAAGAGTGGAGACAAGAAGTCGGGGAGGAATTTCTTCCGGAAAAAG GTGATGGGGAACCGGCGGTCAGAAGAGCCGACCAAGACCAAGAAAGGACTGAGCAGCTTCCTGGATGCCGCCCGCTGGAACCGGGGAGAACCCCAGG CCCCAGATTTTCGACACCTCAAAGTTGAGGCTGATG GTGAGAAGCCAGGCCTTACAGAACGTAAGGGAGGTCTGGGGGTGCCCTCCCGGGACCGGAATGTCGGAGCCCCTGGGCAGGACACCCCCGGAGTTTCTCTGCACCCTCTGTCTGGGGACAGCCCTGACCGGGAACCAG GTGTTGACGCCCTCCCGGAGCTGGGGGACCCGCCCCCGCAGGGCCCAGCCAGCCTGGAGCCTGCAGCGCCCCTGGAGAGCGCAGAGGAGGGTGCTGACACGGAGAG GCTGTCGGGGCGTCTGGGGCGCTCGGAGAGCCTGCGGGTGAGTGACCGCCGCCGGCCTTCCCGGGGCAGCCTCGGGGCTAAGGGCCGGGGTGGGGGCCGCTCCCGGAGCGACGTGGACATGGACCCCAGCTCCGCCACGGCCGTGCTTGGCCCTGCCCGACGAGCCAC CCCCGAGCCTGGAGACGAGGGGGAGCCGGGCCGATTGGGACTAGAGCTGGAACCAGAAGAGCCCCCCGGCTGGCGGGAGCTCGTCCCCCCGGGCACCCTGCACAGCCTTCCCAAGAGCCAGGTGAAGCGGCAGGAGGTCATCAGCG AGCTGCTGGTGACAGAGGCGGCCCACGTGCGCATGCTCCGGGTGCTCTATGACCTCTTCTACCAGCCCATGGCGGATGGGGGCTTCTTCTCCCTGGAGGAGCTACAGAACATCTTCCCCAGCCTGGACGAGCTCATCGAGGTGCATT CCCTGTTCCTTGATCGCCTGATGAAGCGGAGGCAGGACAGTGGCTACCTCATTGAGGAGATCGGAGATGTGCTGCTGGCCCAG TTTGATGGTACCGAGGGCTCCTGGTTCCAGAAAATCTCCTCCCGCTTCTGCAGCCGCCAGTCGTTTGCCTTAGAGCAGCTCAAAGCCAAACAGCGCAAGGAGCCTCGGTTCTGTGCCTTCGTGCAG GAGGCCGAGAGCCGCCCCCGGTGCCGCCGCCTGCAGCTGAAGGACATGATCCCTACGGAGATGCAGCGTCTGACCAAGTACCCGCTGCTGCTGCAGAGCATCGGGCAGAACACAG AAGAGCCTGCGGAACGGGAGAAAGTGGAGCTGGCGGCTGAGTGCTGCAGGGAAATTCTGCACCACGTCAACCAAGCCGTGCGCGACATGGAGGACCTGCTG CGGCTCAAGGATTATCAGAGGCGCCTGGATTTGTCCCACCTGCGGCAGAGCAGCGACCCCATGCTGAGCGAGTTCAAG aacCTGGATATCACCAAGAAGAAGCTGGTCCATGAGGGCCCGCTGACGTGGCGGGTGACTAAGGACAAGGCTGTGG AGGTTCACGTCCTGCTGCTGGAcgacctgctgctgctgctgcagcgcCAGGATGAGCGGCTGCTGCTCAAATCGCACAGCCGGACGCTGACGCCCACACCCGACGGCAAGACCATGCTGCGGCCAGTGCTGCGGCTCACCTCCGCCATGACCCGAGAGGTGGCCACCG aTCACAAAGCCTTCTATGTCATTTTTACCTGGGACCAGGAGGCCCAGATATACGAGCTGGTGGCCCAGACCGTCTCGGAGCGGAAGAA CTGGTGTGCCCTCATCACTGAGACCGCTGGATCCCTGAAGGTCCCTGCCCGCACCTCCCGACCCAAACACCGGCCCAGCCCCAGCAG CACCCGTGAACCCCTGCTCAGCAGCTCTGAGAACGGCAACGGTGGCCGAGAGATGCCTCCGGCTGACG GCCGGATGGAGAGAATCTTCAGCGCCCTCCTGCCCTTCTGCAGACCAGGCCCTGAGGGCCAGCTCGCCGCCAAGGCCCTTCAGAAAG TGCTGTCCCTGAAGCAGCTCCTGCTTCCCTCGGAGGAAGACAGCGGGGTGGGGCCTCCGCTCGAAGGCGATGGAGTCCCAGGGGGCGGCCCCCCAAGCCCAGCACAGCCCCAGGAAATTCGGGAGGAGCTGCTCAGCCTGGAGGAGACCATTAAACAGCTGGAG gaggtggaggaggagttTTGCCGCCTGAGACTCCTCCTGTCTCCGCTCGGGGAGAACACTGTCCCCCAGTCTGGCTGTACCTGA
- the ARHGEF1 gene encoding rho guanine nucleotide exchange factor 1 isoform X3, producing the protein MEAEDVARGAAPGPPRPGLVPISIIGAEDEDFENELKTNPEEQNNQYQSLDQVKRRPAHLMALLQHVAMQFEPGPLLCCLHADMLGSLGPKEAKKAFGDFCHSFLDKCAILRVTVPPTVAFELDRTRPDLLSEDVQRHFVQEVVQTQQAAVSRQLEDFRSKKLMGMTPWEQELIQLGAWVGRDRATYEARERHLAERQLAHLEDMQHTISNDEEKSAAVVSAITLYMRHLGVRTKSGDKKSGRNFFRKKVMGNRRSEEPTKTKKGLSSFLDAARWNRGEPQAPDFRHLKVEADGEKPGLTERKGGLGVPSRDRNVGAPGQDTPGVSLHPLSGDSPDREPGVDALPELGDPPPQGPASLEPAAPLESAEEGADTESPEPGDEGEPGRLGLELEPEEPPGWRELVPPGTLHSLPKSQVKRQEVISELLVTEAAHVRMLRVLYDLFYQPMADGGFFSLEELQNIFPSLDELIEVHSLFLDRLMKRRQDSGYLIEEIGDVLLAQFDGTEGSWFQKISSRFCSRQSFALEQLKAKQRKEPRFCAFVQEAESRPRCRRLQLKDMIPTEMQRLTKYPLLLQSIGQNTEEPAEREKVELAAECCREILHHVNQAVRDMEDLLRLKDYQRRLDLSHLRQSSDPMLSEFKNLDITKKKLVHEGPLTWRVTKDKAVEVHVLLLDDLLLLLQRQDERLLLKSHSRTLTPTPDGKTMLRPVLRLTSAMTREVATDHKAFYVIFTWDQEAQIYELVAQTVSERKNWCALITETAGSLKVPARTSRPKHRPSPSSTREPLLSSSENGNGGREMPPADGRMERIFSALLPFCRPGPEGQLAAKALQKVLSLKQLLLPSEEDSGVGPPLEGDGVPGGGPPSPAQPQEIREELLSLEETIKQLEEVEEEFCRLRLLLSPLGENTVPQSGCT; encoded by the exons ATGGAGGCCGAAGACGTCGCCCGAGGGGCG GCCCCAGGGCCCCCCCGGCCTGGCCTGGTGCCCATCAGCATCATCGGGGCTGAGGACGAGGATTTTGAGAATGAGCTGAAGACG aacCCCGAGGAGCAAAACAACCAGTACCAGAGCCTGGATCAGGTGAAGCGGCGCCCGGCCCACCTCATGGCCCTCCTGCAGCACGTGGCCATGCAGTTCGAGCCAGGACCCCTG ctctgctgcctgcACGCGGACATGCTGGGCTCACTGGGCCCCAAGGAGGCCAAGAAGGCCTTCGGCGACTTCTGCCACAGCTTCCTGGATAAGTGTGCG ATTCTGCGGGTGACGGTCCCTCCCACCGTGGCCTTTGAACTTG ACCGCACGCGGCCCGATCTCCTCTCCGAGGATGTCCAGCGGCATTTCGTGCAGGAGGTGGTGCAGACCCAGCAGGCAGCTGTCAGCCGGCAGCTGGAGGACTTCCGCTCCAAGAAGCTCATGGGCATGACACCCTGGGAGCAGGAGCTGATccagctgggggcctgggttgggCGGGACCGCGCCACCTATGAGGCCCGGGAGCGGCACCTGGCTGAGCGGCAGCTGGCCCACCTGGAGGACATGCA acACACCATCTCTAACGATGAGGAAAAGAG TGCTGCTGTGGTCAGTGCCATCACCCTGTACATGCGCCACCTCGGGGTGCGGACCAAGAGTGGAGACAAGAAGTCGGGGAGGAATTTCTTCCGGAAAAAG GTGATGGGGAACCGGCGGTCAGAAGAGCCGACCAAGACCAAGAAAGGACTGAGCAGCTTCCTGGATGCCGCCCGCTGGAACCGGGGAGAACCCCAGG CCCCAGATTTTCGACACCTCAAAGTTGAGGCTGATG GTGAGAAGCCAGGCCTTACAGAACGTAAGGGAGGTCTGGGGGTGCCCTCCCGGGACCGGAATGTCGGAGCCCCTGGGCAGGACACCCCCGGAGTTTCTCTGCACCCTCTGTCTGGGGACAGCCCTGACCGGGAACCAG GTGTTGACGCCCTCCCGGAGCTGGGGGACCCGCCCCCGCAGGGCCCAGCCAGCCTGGAGCCTGCAGCGCCCCTGGAGAGCGCAGAGGAGGGTGCTGACACGGAGAG CCCCGAGCCTGGAGACGAGGGGGAGCCGGGCCGATTGGGACTAGAGCTGGAACCAGAAGAGCCCCCCGGCTGGCGGGAGCTCGTCCCCCCGGGCACCCTGCACAGCCTTCCCAAGAGCCAGGTGAAGCGGCAGGAGGTCATCAGCG AGCTGCTGGTGACAGAGGCGGCCCACGTGCGCATGCTCCGGGTGCTCTATGACCTCTTCTACCAGCCCATGGCGGATGGGGGCTTCTTCTCCCTGGAGGAGCTACAGAACATCTTCCCCAGCCTGGACGAGCTCATCGAGGTGCATT CCCTGTTCCTTGATCGCCTGATGAAGCGGAGGCAGGACAGTGGCTACCTCATTGAGGAGATCGGAGATGTGCTGCTGGCCCAG TTTGATGGTACCGAGGGCTCCTGGTTCCAGAAAATCTCCTCCCGCTTCTGCAGCCGCCAGTCGTTTGCCTTAGAGCAGCTCAAAGCCAAACAGCGCAAGGAGCCTCGGTTCTGTGCCTTCGTGCAG GAGGCCGAGAGCCGCCCCCGGTGCCGCCGCCTGCAGCTGAAGGACATGATCCCTACGGAGATGCAGCGTCTGACCAAGTACCCGCTGCTGCTGCAGAGCATCGGGCAGAACACAG AAGAGCCTGCGGAACGGGAGAAAGTGGAGCTGGCGGCTGAGTGCTGCAGGGAAATTCTGCACCACGTCAACCAAGCCGTGCGCGACATGGAGGACCTGCTG CGGCTCAAGGATTATCAGAGGCGCCTGGATTTGTCCCACCTGCGGCAGAGCAGCGACCCCATGCTGAGCGAGTTCAAG aacCTGGATATCACCAAGAAGAAGCTGGTCCATGAGGGCCCGCTGACGTGGCGGGTGACTAAGGACAAGGCTGTGG AGGTTCACGTCCTGCTGCTGGAcgacctgctgctgctgctgcagcgcCAGGATGAGCGGCTGCTGCTCAAATCGCACAGCCGGACGCTGACGCCCACACCCGACGGCAAGACCATGCTGCGGCCAGTGCTGCGGCTCACCTCCGCCATGACCCGAGAGGTGGCCACCG aTCACAAAGCCTTCTATGTCATTTTTACCTGGGACCAGGAGGCCCAGATATACGAGCTGGTGGCCCAGACCGTCTCGGAGCGGAAGAA CTGGTGTGCCCTCATCACTGAGACCGCTGGATCCCTGAAGGTCCCTGCCCGCACCTCCCGACCCAAACACCGGCCCAGCCCCAGCAG CACCCGTGAACCCCTGCTCAGCAGCTCTGAGAACGGCAACGGTGGCCGAGAGATGCCTCCGGCTGACG GCCGGATGGAGAGAATCTTCAGCGCCCTCCTGCCCTTCTGCAGACCAGGCCCTGAGGGCCAGCTCGCCGCCAAGGCCCTTCAGAAAG TGCTGTCCCTGAAGCAGCTCCTGCTTCCCTCGGAGGAAGACAGCGGGGTGGGGCCTCCGCTCGAAGGCGATGGAGTCCCAGGGGGCGGCCCCCCAAGCCCAGCACAGCCCCAGGAAATTCGGGAGGAGCTGCTCAGCCTGGAGGAGACCATTAAACAGCTGGAG gaggtggaggaggagttTTGCCGCCTGAGACTCCTCCTGTCTCCGCTCGGGGAGAACACTGTCCCCCAGTCTGGCTGTACCTGA
- the ARHGEF1 gene encoding rho guanine nucleotide exchange factor 1 isoform X2: MEAEDVARGAAPGPPRPGLVPISIIGAEDEDFENELKTNPEEQNNQYQSLDQVKRRPAHLMALLQHVAMQFEPGPLLCCLHADMLGSLGPKEAKKAFGDFCHSFLDKCAILRVTVPPTVAFELDRTRPDLLSEDVQRHFVQEVVQTQQAAVSRQLEDFRSKKLMGMTPWEQELIQLGAWVGRDRATYEARERHLAERQLAHLEDMQHTISNDEEKSAAVVSAITLYMRHLGVRTKSGDKKSGRNFFRKKVMGNRRSEEPTKTKKGLSSFLDAARWNRGEPQAPDFRHLKVEADGEKPGLTERKGGLGVPSRDRNVGAPGQDTPGVSLHPLSGDSPDREPGVDALPELGDPPPQGPASLEPAAPLESAEEGADTERLSGRLGRSESLRVSDRRRPSRGSLGAKGRGGGRSRSDVDMDPSSATAVLGPARRATPEPGDEGEPGRLGLELEPEEPPGWRELVPPGTLHSLPKSQVKRQEVISELLVTEAAHVRMLRVLYDLFYQPMADGGFFSLEELQNIFPSLDELIEVHSLFLDRLMKRRQDSGYLIEEIGDVLLAQFDGTEGSWFQKISSRFCSRQSFALEQLKAKQRKEPRFCAFVQEAESRPRCRRLQLKDMIPTEMQRLTKYPLLLQSIGQNTEEPAEREKVELAAECCREILHHVNQAVRDMEDLLRLKDYQRRLDLSHLRQSSDPMLSEFKNLDITKKKLVHEGPLTWRVTKDKAVEVHVLLLDDLLLLLQRQDERLLLKSHSRTLTPTPDGKTMLRPVLRLTSAMTREVATDHKAFYVIFTWDQEAQIYELVAQTVSERKNWCALITETAGSLKVPARTSRPKHRPSPSSTREPLLSSSENGNGGREMPPADVLSLKQLLLPSEEDSGVGPPLEGDGVPGGGPPSPAQPQEIREELLSLEETIKQLEEVEEEFCRLRLLLSPLGENTVPQSGCT; encoded by the exons ATGGAGGCCGAAGACGTCGCCCGAGGGGCG GCCCCAGGGCCCCCCCGGCCTGGCCTGGTGCCCATCAGCATCATCGGGGCTGAGGACGAGGATTTTGAGAATGAGCTGAAGACG aacCCCGAGGAGCAAAACAACCAGTACCAGAGCCTGGATCAGGTGAAGCGGCGCCCGGCCCACCTCATGGCCCTCCTGCAGCACGTGGCCATGCAGTTCGAGCCAGGACCCCTG ctctgctgcctgcACGCGGACATGCTGGGCTCACTGGGCCCCAAGGAGGCCAAGAAGGCCTTCGGCGACTTCTGCCACAGCTTCCTGGATAAGTGTGCG ATTCTGCGGGTGACGGTCCCTCCCACCGTGGCCTTTGAACTTG ACCGCACGCGGCCCGATCTCCTCTCCGAGGATGTCCAGCGGCATTTCGTGCAGGAGGTGGTGCAGACCCAGCAGGCAGCTGTCAGCCGGCAGCTGGAGGACTTCCGCTCCAAGAAGCTCATGGGCATGACACCCTGGGAGCAGGAGCTGATccagctgggggcctgggttgggCGGGACCGCGCCACCTATGAGGCCCGGGAGCGGCACCTGGCTGAGCGGCAGCTGGCCCACCTGGAGGACATGCA acACACCATCTCTAACGATGAGGAAAAGAG TGCTGCTGTGGTCAGTGCCATCACCCTGTACATGCGCCACCTCGGGGTGCGGACCAAGAGTGGAGACAAGAAGTCGGGGAGGAATTTCTTCCGGAAAAAG GTGATGGGGAACCGGCGGTCAGAAGAGCCGACCAAGACCAAGAAAGGACTGAGCAGCTTCCTGGATGCCGCCCGCTGGAACCGGGGAGAACCCCAGG CCCCAGATTTTCGACACCTCAAAGTTGAGGCTGATG GTGAGAAGCCAGGCCTTACAGAACGTAAGGGAGGTCTGGGGGTGCCCTCCCGGGACCGGAATGTCGGAGCCCCTGGGCAGGACACCCCCGGAGTTTCTCTGCACCCTCTGTCTGGGGACAGCCCTGACCGGGAACCAG GTGTTGACGCCCTCCCGGAGCTGGGGGACCCGCCCCCGCAGGGCCCAGCCAGCCTGGAGCCTGCAGCGCCCCTGGAGAGCGCAGAGGAGGGTGCTGACACGGAGAG GCTGTCGGGGCGTCTGGGGCGCTCGGAGAGCCTGCGGGTGAGTGACCGCCGCCGGCCTTCCCGGGGCAGCCTCGGGGCTAAGGGCCGGGGTGGGGGCCGCTCCCGGAGCGACGTGGACATGGACCCCAGCTCCGCCACGGCCGTGCTTGGCCCTGCCCGACGAGCCAC CCCCGAGCCTGGAGACGAGGGGGAGCCGGGCCGATTGGGACTAGAGCTGGAACCAGAAGAGCCCCCCGGCTGGCGGGAGCTCGTCCCCCCGGGCACCCTGCACAGCCTTCCCAAGAGCCAGGTGAAGCGGCAGGAGGTCATCAGCG AGCTGCTGGTGACAGAGGCGGCCCACGTGCGCATGCTCCGGGTGCTCTATGACCTCTTCTACCAGCCCATGGCGGATGGGGGCTTCTTCTCCCTGGAGGAGCTACAGAACATCTTCCCCAGCCTGGACGAGCTCATCGAGGTGCATT CCCTGTTCCTTGATCGCCTGATGAAGCGGAGGCAGGACAGTGGCTACCTCATTGAGGAGATCGGAGATGTGCTGCTGGCCCAG TTTGATGGTACCGAGGGCTCCTGGTTCCAGAAAATCTCCTCCCGCTTCTGCAGCCGCCAGTCGTTTGCCTTAGAGCAGCTCAAAGCCAAACAGCGCAAGGAGCCTCGGTTCTGTGCCTTCGTGCAG GAGGCCGAGAGCCGCCCCCGGTGCCGCCGCCTGCAGCTGAAGGACATGATCCCTACGGAGATGCAGCGTCTGACCAAGTACCCGCTGCTGCTGCAGAGCATCGGGCAGAACACAG AAGAGCCTGCGGAACGGGAGAAAGTGGAGCTGGCGGCTGAGTGCTGCAGGGAAATTCTGCACCACGTCAACCAAGCCGTGCGCGACATGGAGGACCTGCTG CGGCTCAAGGATTATCAGAGGCGCCTGGATTTGTCCCACCTGCGGCAGAGCAGCGACCCCATGCTGAGCGAGTTCAAG aacCTGGATATCACCAAGAAGAAGCTGGTCCATGAGGGCCCGCTGACGTGGCGGGTGACTAAGGACAAGGCTGTGG AGGTTCACGTCCTGCTGCTGGAcgacctgctgctgctgctgcagcgcCAGGATGAGCGGCTGCTGCTCAAATCGCACAGCCGGACGCTGACGCCCACACCCGACGGCAAGACCATGCTGCGGCCAGTGCTGCGGCTCACCTCCGCCATGACCCGAGAGGTGGCCACCG aTCACAAAGCCTTCTATGTCATTTTTACCTGGGACCAGGAGGCCCAGATATACGAGCTGGTGGCCCAGACCGTCTCGGAGCGGAAGAA CTGGTGTGCCCTCATCACTGAGACCGCTGGATCCCTGAAGGTCCCTGCCCGCACCTCCCGACCCAAACACCGGCCCAGCCCCAGCAG CACCCGTGAACCCCTGCTCAGCAGCTCTGAGAACGGCAACGGTGGCCGAGAGATGCCTCCGGCTGACG TGCTGTCCCTGAAGCAGCTCCTGCTTCCCTCGGAGGAAGACAGCGGGGTGGGGCCTCCGCTCGAAGGCGATGGAGTCCCAGGGGGCGGCCCCCCAAGCCCAGCACAGCCCCAGGAAATTCGGGAGGAGCTGCTCAGCCTGGAGGAGACCATTAAACAGCTGGAG gaggtggaggaggagttTTGCCGCCTGAGACTCCTCCTGTCTCCGCTCGGGGAGAACACTGTCCCCCAGTCTGGCTGTACCTGA